Part of the Pirellulales bacterium genome is shown below.
AGCTCCGAACCAGTTTCCGAACAGCCAACAGTCTGTTGGAAATGGTAATCGAGAGCGGCACGGAGTGCCACTGGAAAGGTTCAGGATGAGGGATCAGGGATCAGGGATGCGAAGGCGTCAGTCAATTGGAAATCTCAAATTCGCAATTTGCAATTTGCAATTTCCTCCTATCGCTTCGCGTTCCCCTCGGCGGCCGCCCGTTTCAAGCTCTCCTCGGCGGCGGTCTCGGCCTCTTGCTTCGCTTGATGGTATTTGTCGAACGTCACCTCGGCGAACATGTGCATCTGGTCGTGGGCTTCCTGCATGCGTTGCTGATCTTCATGCGAGAGGGCCACCACGAACGTGTGCTCTGAATGGACCACCAACGGTTTGCGGCGCCGCTGTTCCGACATGGTGGTCCGCGTGATCTTCAGCGGTACCTCTTGCCGCTGGCGCAGCACTTCGTTCAATGCCAATCGCGGAAAGGGCAGCTCAGGCGGATTGAGCAGCGCGTTGAGTTGCGTCAGCCAGTCGGCGAACTCGGCGTACTGGCGGGCGACTTGCGGGTTTTCGGGCGGCTTCGTGGCCACCTCGTAGATCATCCAGCGGTTCGTGAGCTTCAAGTCGCCGGTTTTCGGATCGATGGCCTCGGCGAACTTGGCCCCGGCGAGCTCGCGCACCGTCTCCTTTTTATGGTTCCGGGCGGCCTCGCGCAGCCGCCCGATCTGCGTCGAGATCTCGCCGGTGGTAATCTGTGTCTTCACCTGCCGATGCGGATCGAGGATGACGATCAGGTCGTGACCCGGATCGAAGACGATCGTCTCCCTCGGCGAATCCATGAAATCATAGGCGCGGCCCGACGAAAACAGCGTTGTCGAAACGACGGGCGTGTCGTCGGCCTTGAAATAAACTTTGTTGCTGACGTGAAAGTCGGCGGCGGGGGCCGAAGCCGCCAAAGTGCCCAACAGCACCAGAGCCAACAATTGCCAGCGGATGGCTGTACGTGCGCGGTCCATGCTCACATTCGCTCCTTGCGGGAATAACGGCGCCTTTCCACTGCGGAGAATACCTAGCTTGCCGCAGCGTGTAAACGCCAGTCGTAGCCCGCCCGCTCCGCGGCTGCGTGCGGGAACGGGACTCGCCCCCGGGATCAGCAAAGGAGTTCCCGCGCCAGGGGTACACACGAACCGACTGCCGTTGACCGGCTGGCTGCTGCGCCCTATCTTTCCCAACCCTCCGGCACCGCCGTAGCGTAAGCGTCCTCGCTTGCGCTCTCGGGAGGCCGGGGCGCAGGTTTTGACGCTGCGCTTTCGGCGAGGCCGTATGGTGGGGCAAGCGAGCTTGCGAGCGCGGGCCCACCGTATCAAGAGGCGATGGGCGTTGGGCATTAGGCCCGATGTCCGACCGCTACCTGACGCCTATCGCCCAACACCTATCGCCTTGAACAGGAGTTGCTCTGTGAACGAGACGGCCGATCGGAGGCCGCTGACCTGGCCCGATTTCGCACAGGCAAGCGTCGCGCCGGTCGCCGCGTGGGGCATGCTGCGTGGTCAGCCGGCGGGAGGTTGGGTGGCGGTCCTCGTCGGCCTCTCTTTGTCGCTGATCGCCGTGCTGCCCTGGTATCGGCAGCGATGGCACGAGCGTTGGCAGTCGGCGTGGCGAGCGGCGGCCGACTTTCCCCACGCCCATCCGCGGGTTCCGTTGCCCGCTGCGCTGCTCTTGGTGGTCGTGCCTAGCGTCCTGTTTCTGTTGCTGCGCGACCACGGCGTGCAGTCAGGCGACTCGCGGCCCGTGGTCATGGCCACCGCCAGCCTGGTGCGCACGGGCAACACCGAACTGAGCGAGTTCGTGCCCGTCTATGTGAAGCATCATCTCTTTACTTCCAGCGACGCACCGCCCTATTTCTTTCTCGCCTGCCGGCGCGGCATCTACTCGCACTATCCATCGGGCATGGTGGTGTTTGCCTTGCCGGTGGTGGCGGCCGCCAATGTATGCGGGGCGGATCTCGATGATCCGACCGTCCACGAGCGGCTGGAAAAGCTGACGGCCTCCTGCGTCTCGGCGACGTGCTTGGGACTGTTCTTTTTAATCGCGCTTTGCATCACCGCGCCGCGACCCTCGTACGCGGCAACGCTGCCGCTCGCTATCGGCTCGGTCATGTATTCGACGGTCGGCCAGGCATTGTGGCAGCATGGCGGCGTCATCTTTTGGCTGGAGCTGTTGCTGCTGGTGGAATTCCGTTCGTTCGCGGCGCCGACCGCGAAGACAATCGTTGTTCAAGCGGTGTGCTGCGGCATGATGCTGGCCTGCCGGTTGTCAGCGGGCTTGATTGTGGCCAGTTTCGGCATCTGGCTGTTCATCCGCTCGCCGCGCCGCGCCGCGCTCTTGGCGGGACTTTCGTTCATCGCCGTGTTGCCGTGGGCGGCGCTGAACCACTGGATCTACGGCTCACCGCTGGGGCCGATGGCGGTGCAAGCCAGGGGCACGTTCTGGTCCGTCTCGAACGTGGGAGCCTGGGCCGGCATCTTGTTCAGTCCGACTCACGGCTTGCTGGTCTACCAACCGTGGATTTGGCTCGTGCCTCTGGCTGCGGCATGTAGGGTGGGACTAGCGAGCTTGCGAGCGCCGGCCCACCGCTGGCGACGTCGAATACGGTGGGCCGGCGCTCGCAAGCTCGCTTCTTCCACCCTACGACTGCCGTACGAAGCCCGCGGTTTGCCGGTGGGCTGGCGCTGGTGGGCGGCGAGCGTCATCGCGCTGCACTTGGCGCTGGTCAGCAGTTGGCACTGCTGGTGGGGCGGCTGGTGCTGGGGGTCGCGACTGGCCGCCGAGATCGTGCCGCTGGCGGCGTTGCTTTCGCTTGGACCGCTGACCGCGCTTTGGAACGATCGCCGGGGCCGCCAACTCGTGGTGGCAACGGCACTGGCCAGCGCCCTGTTGCACGTGCCGTCGGTCTACCTGCAACAGCAGCGTTGGTACAGCGATGCCGACGGCGGGCACGAAAGGGCTGCCCTGTGGTGCTGGTCTTCGCCCCCGTTTCTATTCCCTATCCGGCGATAAGTCCTTTCCAGCCAAGGGCTTTCGTCAAACGATCGGCGGAATCCGCCGGTTTGATCGCATTTGCCGAAAAATTTTTTGCCAGCCTATTGACCGCCCGATCTTTTCTGCTACATTCAATGAACCAGACCCACGTCTGGCATAGCCCGGTCCAGGTACCTGCCCCGCCTGCGACCGGGTTTTTTTGTTGCCCTGAAAAAAAGGAACGCCCTCATGCCCGAGCGCAGCAAGCACCAAGAAAAGATCATCAAGAACTACTACCAGAACTACGACGCCATCGCCCTGCAGCGGCTGCAAGAGCAGGTGACGGATCTTTACCTGGCCGAAGGGAAGGCCCGCGGCAAAATGTGGGAACAGATCACCAAGTCGTTGGAAAAGCTCAAGGTGCCCGCCTCGCGCATCAAGCACCTCGTCGAATCCGACGATCCCGCGCTGCTGGCAAAACTGCTCGAAGAACTGCTGGCCAAGTCGTAGTTGTGTGAGATGCTCCTCGTCGATCTCGAGCAGGTGACCCGCAGTTACGGCCACGTCCGCGCCTTGGACGGCGTCAGCTTGCGGCTTCGGCCCGGCACGATCGGCCTGATCGGCAACAATGGCGCCGGCAAATCGACGCTCCTCAAAATCCTGCTGGGGTTGCTGCGGCCCGATTCCGGCAAAGGGACGGTGCTGGGAGTGCCGCTCGAGCACGCCGGCCGTCAGCTGCGCGCGCGCTTGGGCTACATGCCCGAAGCCGCCACGACGGTGGCCACGCTCAAGGGCGTCGAATACGTGGCTTTCTCCGGCGACCTCTACGGCATGCCGCACCGCGATGCGCGGCGCCGCGCGCACGAGGTGCTCGGCTACGTCGGGCTGGGCGAGCTTCGTTATCGCCGGCTCGACGAATACTCCACCGGCAACTTGCAACGCCTGAAACTGGCGGCCGCCTTGGTCCACGATCCGCAGCTCCTGCTGCTCGACGAGCCGACCAACGGGCTGGACCCGGCGGGCCGCCAGGCCATGCTCAAGCTGTTGGAAGACCTGATCGCCGAAACGCAGAAGAGCCTGATTCTCTGCACGCACCTGTTGAGCGACGTGCAGCGGCTTTGCCAGCAGATTGTGGTCATCCATCGCGGCAGCGTGGTCCGCAGCGGTACGATGCAAAGCTTGCGTGCCGATCTGGGCAATCGCTATCAACTCCAATGGCGAGGGCCGGCGGACGCCTTTCTGGCCGGGCTGGCTGCCGGAGGCGTCGAATCGGGCCCCGCCACGGGCAACAAGGTGAATGTGCTCGTGCCGCACGACTGGCGGACCGTCGATTTCTTCCGCGTCGCCGAGCGGGCCGGGGCGGTCATCACGCACCTGAACCTCGATGAAGAGAACCTCGAGCGGCTTTTTCTGCGGATTACGGAGAAGCAATAGCGACCGCCCATGCCCATCGACCTCGCGCGTTATCACGGTTGGCACGGCAGGCTGGGCCCGCCTTGGCGCGGCGTTTGGTCCATGGTCCGCGTGGGCCTGATGCAGGTCTTTCGCCGCAAGTCGTACTGGATCGTGCTGGGCCTGGGACTCGTCCAGTTTCTCGCTTTTTGGGCCGTGATTTGGGTCCTCACCCAATACAAGGAGCTGCCGAGCGAGGCCCGCGAGGGATTGCTGAAAGGGTTTGGCTTCAGCGCCGCGCCGCTGCCCGGCCAGGAAAACGGCTATACCATGTTCATCGAGCGCCAGAGCGTGGTGGTGATGATCTTGCTGACGTTCACCGGCAGCTTGTTGGTGGGCGGCGACTTTCGCAACAATGCGTTGGCCTTTTACCTCTCGCGCTCGATCGAGCGCCGCCATTACATCCTCGGCAAATTGCTGACGGTGGGCGTGTTGGTCTCCCTCTTGACCACGCTGCCGGCGTTGGCGCTGTTCGTCGAGTACGGCATGTTCACCGCGTCGTTCGACTATTGGCGCACGCAGTGGCGGGTGCCGCTGGGCGTGATCTTCTACGGCGGCGTGCTGTCGACCGTGCTCAGCGTGCTGCTGGTCACCGTCTCTTCGTATCTGCAGCGGATGGCCCCGATTGCCATCACCTGGGCGAGCTTGTTTGGCATGTTGCGGGCCATGCGCGGGCTGATGCGAGAAAAGAGCATCTATTGGGGACTGATCGACCCGTGGCGCGACATGCACTACGTCGGGCGACTGGCCTTCGATCAGTTTCGCAACGACCACGAGCGGCGCTTTGCCTATTACGCGGCCGGGCTGCTGGCCGCGGTCTGTGCGATTTGCCTTGTGGCCCTTGCCCGTCGCGTGCGGGCCGTGGAGATCGTCGAGTGAAATCTTTGCGAGGATGTGGTAAGCTTCCAGGAAGTTTTCTCCACCTCCCGCGAACATCGACACTACACTCCTATGAAGAAAGACCGCGTCAACGTCGCCATCGTTGGGCTGGGCTTCGGCGCCGAGTTCATCCCCATTTATCAGCGGCACCCGCATGCCAACATGGTCGCCCTATGCCAACGCTCGGCCGACAAGCTGAACGAGATCGGCAACGCCTTCGGCATCGAAAAGCGATACACGCGGTATGAAGATCTGCTGGCCGACCGCGATGTCGACTTCGTCCACATCAACACGCCGATTCCCGACCACGCCCCGCAGGCCATCGCCGCGCTCAAGGCCGGCAAGCACGTGATGTCAACCGTGCCGATGGCCACCACCATCGAGGACTGCGAGCAGATCGTCAAGCTCGTCCGAAATACCGGGCTGAAGTACATGATGGCCGAAACGGTCGTCTACGCTCGTGAGTTCCTGTTCGTCAAAGAACTCTACGACCGGGGCGAGTTGGGCAAGGTGCAGTTCGTGCAGGCCAGCCACCAGCAAGACATGGACGGTTGGCCTAATTACTGGCCGGGGCTGCCGCCAATGCACTACGCCACGCACTGCGTCGGGCCTTGCCTGGCGTTGACGCGGGCCGAGGCGGAATACGTCTCGTGCTTCGGCTCCGGCACGGTCCGCGAGGAGCTGATACCGAAATACAATTCGCCGTTCGCCGTGGAAACGACGCACATCAAGCTGCGCAACAGCGACCTGACGGCCCGTATCTATCGTTCGTTGTTCGACACCGCCCGGCAATACCGCGAAAGCTTCGACGTGTATGGCACGAAGAAAACCTTCGAGTGGCCGTTGATCGAGGGCGAAGAGCCGGTGATCCACACGGCCAAGAAGCCGGAGCCGGAAAT
Proteins encoded:
- a CDS encoding Gfo/Idh/MocA family oxidoreductase; this encodes MKKDRVNVAIVGLGFGAEFIPIYQRHPHANMVALCQRSADKLNEIGNAFGIEKRYTRYEDLLADRDVDFVHINTPIPDHAPQAIAALKAGKHVMSTVPMATTIEDCEQIVKLVRNTGLKYMMAETVVYAREFLFVKELYDRGELGKVQFVQASHQQDMDGWPNYWPGLPPMHYATHCVGPCLALTRAEAEYVSCFGSGTVREELIPKYNSPFAVETTHIKLRNSDLTARIYRSLFDTARQYRESFDVYGTKKTFEWPLIEGEEPVIHTAKKPEPEIPERVKVPDYAHLLPEPIRRFTTGGVYDAGEHQHLSFVQGAGHGGSHPHLAHEFISALVEDRDPYPNAVQSANWTCVGICAHQSALKGGEIVRLPGFTVA
- a CDS encoding ABC transporter ATP-binding protein → MLLVDLEQVTRSYGHVRALDGVSLRLRPGTIGLIGNNGAGKSTLLKILLGLLRPDSGKGTVLGVPLEHAGRQLRARLGYMPEAATTVATLKGVEYVAFSGDLYGMPHRDARRRAHEVLGYVGLGELRYRRLDEYSTGNLQRLKLAAALVHDPQLLLLDEPTNGLDPAGRQAMLKLLEDLIAETQKSLILCTHLLSDVQRLCQQIVVIHRGSVVRSGTMQSLRADLGNRYQLQWRGPADAFLAGLAAGGVESGPATGNKVNVLVPHDWRTVDFFRVAERAGAVITHLNLDEENLERLFLRITEKQ